CCTTTGCCGCCCGGAATCAGTACAAAATTCACGCCAACCAAGAGTTACTGGCACTGGGACTCTCGAACCTGGGGAATGGCTTTCTGCAAGGCTTTCCGATTAGTAGCAGCGGTAGCCGCACGGTGATTGGCGATTCCCTGGGCAGCAAGAGTCAACTCTTTTCCCTGGTGGCGTTGGGAGGGGTGGTCTTGGTGCTGCTGTTTCTGCGTCCGGTGTTGGCGCTCTTTCCTAAAGCCGCCCTAGGGGCGATCGTTATTTTTGCCGCGCTAAAGCTGATTGATGTCCCAGAGTTCCGACGGCTCAAGCAGTTTCGCCAAACCGAGTTTTATCTAGCGCTAATCACCACGGCGGGGGTGTTGCTGACCGACATTCTCGTAGGTGTAGGAATTGCAGTGGGCTTATCAGTGATTGACCTCTTTGCCCGCATCGCTCGTCCTCACGATGCGGTCATGGGGCGGGTGGCCGAGTTGCCCGGCCTCCACGACATCGAAGACTGGGACAACGCTACGACGATTCCAGGCTTAGTCCTCTACCGCTATGATGCACCGCTCTGTTTTGCGAACGTGGAGAATTTTAAGCAGCGGGCATTTGCGGCGATTGAAGCAGAGAAAACGCCAGTGGAGTGGTTTGTGCTGAATGCCGAAGCCATTCCAGAAGTAGACATGACGGCGATCGAGGGGTTGACGGAGTTTCAACACGAACTCGCCACGAAGGGGATTACCTTTGCAATGGCGCGGGTGAAACAGGATCTCTATGATCAGCTACGGCGATCGGGGCTTTTAGACACGGTCGGGGTCAATCACATCTATCTCACGCTGCATACGGCGATCGCCGGATTTGAGGCTCGACGCTAATCGGGTTGCAATATTGACCCCTCCAGTTGGCTGAAGAAACATCTTCGCGATCGCCCACAGCCAGATCTGCCCCCGTTGCAAAGGGTAGTGACGATTGACATGAGAGTCTCGAAGTAGAGTATGTTGGCCTTTGATTATGAGCTGAATCGTTGCAAATCCACGAATTTGCACCCCAGCATTTCAAGCTGTTGTCGCTTAGGTTCCGCTTGGAGAGCCACTGAT
The genomic region above belongs to Synechococcales cyanobacterium T60_A2020_003 and contains:
- a CDS encoding solute carrier family 26 protein, whose amino-acid sequence is MATKALFTIVPGWKHLLSYQKSWLRGDVLAGVTVAAYLIPQCMAYGELAGVEPVAGLWAILLPMAIYALFGSSPQLSVGPESTTAVMTAAAIAPLATSDGSDYASLAALLALLVGLACIGGYVARLGFLANLLSKPILIGYMAGVSVIMMTGQLGRISGLSIQADKSFGQVVEFLQNLDHIHEPTLILAIVVLLFLFLMRRLFPNAPGPLLAVLLATGAIALLHLDQDGIAVVGEIPAGLPHPQLPKIAGTEVGTLVASAIGIAIVGYSDNVLTARAFAARNQYKIHANQELLALGLSNLGNGFLQGFPISSSGSRTVIGDSLGSKSQLFSLVALGGVVLVLLFLRPVLALFPKAALGAIVIFAALKLIDVPEFRRLKQFRQTEFYLALITTAGVLLTDILVGVGIAVGLSVIDLFARIARPHDAVMGRVAELPGLHDIEDWDNATTIPGLVLYRYDAPLCFANVENFKQRAFAAIEAEKTPVEWFVLNAEAIPEVDMTAIEGLTEFQHELATKGITFAMARVKQDLYDQLRRSGLLDTVGVNHIYLTLHTAIAGFEARR